One genomic window of Cottoperca gobio chromosome 10, fCotGob3.1, whole genome shotgun sequence includes the following:
- the LOC115014753 gene encoding protocadherin gamma-C5-like, whose product MGNNSNGLGMTKTIGYRDWRWQALWWHHFFLLWSTINAQTRYSITEELKQGSVVGNLAKDLGLGLSEIFDRKLRVASEAGEQYFSVDAGKGELVVNDRIDREALCGQSASCVLTLQVVIDKPLQLHRVEVEIQDINDNSPRFPSQEITLQIAESTAAGARFPLEIAQDLDVGVNSVRSYTLSKDDFFSLKIKDVSGGRKVPELVLSKSLDREQKPFHQLQLTAIDGGNPVKSGTSQLTITVLDINDNFPVFEKNVYKVSISENSVEGASILKLTAKDTDEGPNGEIEYSFGTHTPDIVLSVFDIDSLTGEIRLIGKLDFETNAYYEIDISARDKGTPRMEGHCMVHIEVLDVNDNAPNIFLTSQPNSVPEDAPSGTVVALISARDLDSGNNGKVTLQLPKGSPFNLKPSFSDNYALVTGGVLDRESFSEYNIEITAADLGSPSLSTKKTINVNITDVNDNRPVFSQSTYAVYLKENGIPGSILYSVSASDTDSGENAKISYSILDSKVQDVSVSSYVYINSDNGSIYSMHSFDYEKLKVFQIQVQAKDQGSPSLSSNTTVHVFILDQNDNAPAVIYPSSAALGSLSHQRMPRSAKAGHLVTKVTAVDADSGHNAWISYKLAEATDASLFTVNLYTGEVRTKRAASEQDDSSQRLLIEIKDDGEPVQSATVTVSILLEDGLHEPILDLRHKVAEPSRKTGRITLYLILSLASVSVLSLVTFLILAVKCMRNSTSSGSCCTTRTDCDNYKNPNRNLQIQLNSDGPIKYVEVLGGDMMSQSQSFRSCMSPMSEYSDFTLIKPSSTTDFKEVISVLDASLPDSTWTFESQQVSSG is encoded by the coding sequence ATGGGGAATAATTCTAACGGACTCGGGATGACAAAGACAATAGGATACCGAGACTGGAGATGGCAGGCGCTTTGGTGgcatcatttctttctcttgtggAGTACAATAAACGCTCAGACTCGTTACAGCATTACGGAGGAACTAAAACAGGGCTCTGTGGTAGGAAATCTAGCCAAAGATCTGGGTTTGGGACTATCTGAGATTTTTGATCGTAAACTGCGTGTCGCCTCTGAGGCTGGCGAGCAGTATTTCAGCGTGGATGCGGGGAAGGGCGAGCTGGTGGTGAATGACAGAATAGACCGAGAGGCTTTATGTGGACAAAGCGCCAGCTGTGTGTTGACTCTGCAAGTAGTCATTGATAAACCTTTACAATTACACCGAGTTGAGGTGGAAATACAAGATATCAATGATAATTCTCCTAGATTCCCTTCGCAAGAAATAACATTACAAATAGCAGAGTCGACAGCAGCAGGGGCACGTTTTCCTTTGGAGATCGCGCAAGATCTTGATGTTGGAGTGAATTCAGTGAGGTCCTATACTTTGAGTAAAGATGACTTTTTTAGTTTAAAGATAAAAGATGTATCCGGTGGGAGAAAAGTCCCTGAGCTAGTCTTGTCTAAATCCCTCGACAGAGAACAAAAGCCTTTTCATCAGCTTCAACTAACGGCTATAGACGGAGGAAACCCAGTGAAATCTGGGACCTCACAGCTAACCATAACTGTGCTTGATATTAACGACAATTTTCCTGTATTTGAGAAAAATGTTTACAAAGTCTCTATAAGTGAAAACAGTGTAGAAGGTGCATCAATCTTAAAACTTACAGCTAAAGATACTGATGAAGGTCCTAATGGAGAAATAGAATATTCATTCGGAACGCACACACCAGATATTGTCCTTTCTGTGTTTGACATCGATTCATTAACCGGGGAAATACGTCTTATAGGGAAATTAGATTTCGAAACAAATGCATATTATGAAATAGACATTAGTGCAAGAGACAAAGGAACTCCGAGAATGGAGGGACACTGCATGGTTCATATTGAAGTGTTGGATGTTAACGATAATGCTCCAAACATTTTTCTGACATCCCAACCAAACTCGGTGCCTGAGGACGCACCAAGTGGTACTGTAGTTGCTTTAATCAGTGCACGTGACCTTGACTCCGGTAATAACGGTAAAGTAACATTACAACTCCCGAAGGGTTCTCCTTTTAATCTGAAACCCTCCTTTTCTGATAATTATGCACTGGTTACCGGTGGTGTTTTAGATCGAGAGAGTTTCTCAGAGTATAACATTGAGATAACAGCCGCTGATTTAGGCTCTCCTTCTCTGTCGACTAAGAAAACTATAAATGTCAATATTACTGATGTAAATGACAATCGTCCTGTGTTCAGTCAATCAACATATGCTGTTTATTTAAAAGAGAATGGGATACCAGGCTCTATACTGTACTCAGTATCAGCATCTGACACGGATTCTGGTGAAAACGCTAAAATCTCTTACTCTATACTGGACTCTAAAGTGCAGGACGTCTCTGTCTCCTCGTATGTTTACATTAACTCAGATAACGGCAGCATCTACAGCATGCACTCGTTTGACTATGAGAAACTGAAAGTGTTTCAGATTCAGGTTCAGGCAAAGGATCAGGGCTCTCCGTCTCTCAGCAGCAACACCACTGTCCATGTTTTTATCCTGGACCAGAACGACAATGCCCCCGCTGTTATATACCCCTCCTCCGCTGCCCTGGGCTCCCTCTCTCATCAGAGGATGCCCCGCTCCGCTAAAGCGGGTCACCTGGTTACTAAGGTGACGGCCGTGGACGCTGACTCGGGCCATAACGCCTGGATCTCCTACAAACTGGCAGAGGCCACCGACGCCTCTCTGTTCACTGTCAATCTGTACACAGGGGAGGTGAGGACTAAACGCGCTGCGTCCGAGCAGGACGACTCCTCTCAGAGGCTGCTTATAGAGATCAAGGACGACGGGGAACCGGTCCAGTCCGCCACCGTCACGGTGTCCATCCTGCTGGAGGACGGCCTCCATGAGCCCATCTTAGACCTCCGACATAAAGTAGCCGAGCCCAGCAGGAAAACTGGGAGAATCACCCTTTATTTGATTCTCTCTCTGGCCTCGGTGTCCGTGCTGTCTCTGGTGACTTTTCTCATCTTAGCGGTTAAATGCATGAGGAACAGTACAAGCAGCGGTAGTTGCTGCACGACACGGACCGACTGTGATAATTACAAGAACCCCAACAGAAACCTGCAGATTCAGCTCAACAGTGATGGACCTATAAAGTACGTGGAGGTCCTGGGAGGAGACATGATGTCTCAGAGTCAGTCCTTCAGGTCCTGTATGTCTCCAATGTCAGAGTACAGTGATTTCACTTTGATTAAGCCCAGCAGCACCACTGACTTTAAGGAGGTGATCAGTGTTCTGGATGCGTCTTTACCCGACAGCACCTGGACCTTTGAGAGCCAACAGGTGAGCAGTGGGTAG